From Lonchura striata isolate bLonStr1 chromosome 3, bLonStr1.mat, whole genome shotgun sequence, one genomic window encodes:
- the LOC110467990 gene encoding LOW QUALITY PROTEIN: PWWP domain-containing DNA repair factor 3A-like (The sequence of the model RefSeq protein was modified relative to this genomic sequence to represent the inferred CDS: inserted 2 bases in 1 codon; deleted 1 base in 1 codon): MTDQEFILCKWKRRLWPAKVLCKPGAARSSPIAATKKMGFKAEILGLEKQVSVSSANVVPLTEKQINAIASTLEQNTSMSEAVEELQYCRSLKIALDILHQTDSCSEMSPAEEPNPEFSREKSAPPTPSHGFLLRSRSRKSEPEVVKRKRKPQNNCGLKDESQACSQGGSVAPEGXKATGSGTNPVRDSSVAPAPDSHNCKKSEPKSSPRQRKIQPKMGDGVSCKPEAGRTQQERKRRCRDDSPQDQATVAPEEGFPSVPSKSGTMEPSRKTGTQPGRAFMDSCCETASDELEKSIHSESESLAKQLDGRREAAAGKHLDGAGVASGTDRKCRNHTGSSPGPSGAFPQPQEEENHDPPHLAGNKAPDPEEDEGLEPSGMSSRRVSSESLSPLSPLSNEEEENLPSVLSYREPEFFEEDVLVWCKRRRYPHWPAVVKAVKRKHQRACVLFIDGTINEKKKGFSVSLKSLKHFDCGEKQELIERAKENYSRETDWCLQLILDYRVRVGCHSFAGSFLEYFAADISYPMRKEGCQSVVQMAFLNTGEEGAGQSSSDTSPQKPPRRLLPDRTRAAMERENKKLVEFIVKTKGAEEHLLGILKSGKQSRWLKKFLNSSRYVTCVKSYLEDEEQLDLVDLLKEVYKKMDTKNLHQILGNGIRFILDVLLPEAIICAIAAMDNIDYEKAEEKYIKGPPVSKRASVPAQSSQI; the protein is encoded by the exons ATGACTGACCAAGAGTTCATTCTCTGCAAGTGGAAGAGGCGTTTGTGGCCAGCCAAAGTTTTGTGCAAacctggagctgccaggagcagtCCTATTGCCGCCACAAAAAAGATGGGATTTAAAGCTGAAATCCTTGGCTTGGAGAAGCAAGTCAGTGTGAGCTCTGCAAATGTGGTTCCCCTGACAGAGAAGCAGATCAATGCCATCGCCTCCACCCTTGAGCAAAACACAAGCATGAGTGAGGCCGTGGAGGAGCTGCAGTATTGCCGTTCCCTTAAAATTGCCCTGGATATTCTCCATCAGACTGACTCCTGCAGTGAAATGTCACCTGCAGAAGAACCAAATCCTGAATTTTCGCGGGAGAAAtctgccccacccaccccctCCCACGGCTTCTTGTTGCGCTCCCGCTCTAGAAAGTCGGAACCTGAGGTTgtcaagaggaaaagaaaaccccaaaataactGTGGACTGAAGGATGAGTCCCAGGCATGCAGCCAGGGAGGTTCTGTGGCTCCAGAGGG AAAAGCGACTGGAAGTGGCACAAACCCTGTCAGGGACTCAAGTGTGGCACCAGCCCCTGACAGCCACAACTGCAAAAAATCAGAACCAAAATCATCTCCCAGGCAGAggaaaatccagcccaaaaTGGGGGATGGAGTCTCCTGTAAGCCAGAGGCTGGAAGAACTcagcaagaaaggaaaagaagatgtAGGGATGATTCCCCCCAGGATCAAGCAACAGTGGCTCCTGAGGAGGGGtttccctctgtcccctctaaATCTGGCACCATGGAACCTTCCAGAAAGACAGGAACTCAGCCTGGGAGAGCGTTCATGGATTCCTGCTGTGAAACTGCCTCGGATGAATTGGAGAAAAGCATTCACAGCGAGAGTGAGAGCCTGGCAAAGCAGCTGGATGGGAGGAGAGAGGCAGCGGCTGGAAAACACCTGGATGGGGCAGGTGTGGCCTCAGGCACAGACAGGAAATGCAGGAACCACACTGGATCCTCACCTGGGCCTTCTGGTGCCTTCCCTCAGCctcaggaggaggaaaaccaCGATCCCCCACACCTGGCTGGGAATAAAGCCCCTGACCCCGAGGAAGATGAAGGGCTGGAACCCTCTGGGATGTCTTCCAGGAGAGTTTCTTCGGAGAGCCTCTCTCCACTCTCG CCTCTGTCcaatgaagaggaggaaaattTGCCGAGCGTTCTCTCCTATCGAGAACCTGAATTCTTCGAGGAAGACGTGTTGGTGTGGTGCAAGCGGCGGCGGTATCCGCACTGGCCAGCTGTGGTGAAAGCAGTGAAGAGGAAGCACCAGAGGGCCTGTGTGCTCTTCATAGATGGCACCATAAATGAGAAGAAGAAAGGTTTCTCAGTGTCTCTGAAAAGCCTGAAGCACTTTGACTGTGGGGAGAAGCAGGAGCTCATTGAACGGGCCAAGGAGAACTATTCCAGAGAAACTGATTGGTGCCTCCAGCTGATCCTGGACTACAGGGTCCGAGTGGGCTGTCATTCTTTTGCTGGGTCCTTCCTGGAGTATTTTGCTGCTGATATCAGCTACCCAATGAGGAAGGAGGGGTGCCAGAGTGTGGTGCAGATGGCGTTCCTAAACACAGGGGAGGAAGGCGCTGGACAGTCTTCCTCGGACACCTCCCCCCAGAAACCCCCGAGGAGGCTCCTCCCTGACAGGACCAGAGCTGCCATGGAGAGGGAGAACAAGAAGCTGGTGGAGTTCATAGTGAAGACCAAAGGGGCTGAAGAGCATCTCCTGGGGATCTTAAAAAGTGGGAAACAATCTCGCTGGCTGAAGAAATTCCTGAATTCCAGCCGGTACGTGACCTGTGTAAAGAGTTACttggaggatgaggagcagctggaccTGGTAGACCTCCTGAAGGAGGTCTACAAGAAAATGGACACCAAGAACCTGCACCAGATCCTGGGGAATGGCATCAGATTTATTTTAGATGTGCTTTTACCTGAGGCCATCATCTGTGCCATTGCTGCCATGGATAACATTGATTATGAGAAGGCAGAAGAGAAATACATTAAAGGACCACCTGTGAGCAAAAGAGcgagtgtccctgcccagagcagccagatatAG